The genomic DNA CGGGCTTGCAAGCGAGTCCAGAGTGACGCTCCACCACATGTTCGAGTATGCGGGCGAAAGAATATTCGGCTTCTGGATGCTCGAGTCCTTGCACATGAAGTACCCGTGGGCAAGGAGTTCGAGGTCGTCGTACTTGACGGGCGTGTTCGCGATGTCTTCTTTCAGGTGGTGCATCGCCATCTGCCGTTTAATCTTGGGTTCCGAGAATTCAAGATACCTGCCGGTCTTGCTCGTGATGTACTTGAAGGAGGGCCTGTTCGGGATATGCACGAAGAACGTGTCCAGTTCCTTTGTCTCGTGGTGGCGCCACTCCAGGTCTATCCTCGCGCGGGAATGTTCCGGGTTGATGAACCAGCCCTCCAGGTTCACAATCATGTCTTTGTCGAGAAGCTTGTGAGGGCACAAATCCTGCGCGTGTGGTGCTACGGCCAGCACGAGGGTCGTAAGCGCTGTCAGGATATGCGCGAAGGATAAGTTCATGCGTCTAAAATAACAAAATTTTTGCGTGTGGTATGGTTGCGGATTTTTTGCAGGCGGTTTGTAATAAAAAAACTCCGTGCGCAAAAAAAAATCCGTGCCCTCACAATGGCTGAAGGAGGACACGGAGTTTGTTTCTCAACAGGAAGAATTTTTGTAGCGGGCGAGGGTCCGCTTTTTAGCTGCTAGCCTTCTTCGACGGTGCTGATTTCGCCATCGTCTTCGGCCTCGAGGGCTTCGTTCTCGCCGAGCTTGAAGAGTTCAACGTCCTTCATGCTTTCGCGGATCTTCTGCTCAATCTCGTTGCAGAGTTCCGGATTGTCCTTCAGGAAGAGGCGGGCGTTTTCGCGGCCCTGGCCGATGCGTTCGTTGTTGTAGCTGAACCACGCGCCACTCTTCTGGATAATGTCGAGTTCGCAGGCGAGGTCGAGGATGGATGCCTCGCGGGAGATGCCGCAACCGTAGAGGATGTCGAATTCGCACTGGGTGAACGGGGCCGCGACCTTGTTCTTCACGACCTTCACGCGGGTACGGTTGCCGATGACCTCTTCACCGTCCTTGATGGCGGCGATGCGGCGGATGTCGATACGCTGGGTGGCGTAGAACTTGAGGGCGTTACCGCCGGTAGTAGTTTCGGGGTTGCCGAACATCACGCCGATCTTCATGCGGAGCTGGTTGATGAACAGCATGCAGGTGTTGGACTTCGAGAGGATGCCGGTGAGCTTGCGGAGGGCCTGGCTCATGAGGCGGGCCTGCAGGCCAACGTGGTTGTCGCCCATTTCGCCGTTGATTTCGGCCTGCGGGACAAGTGCTGCCACGGAGTCAATCACGATGATGTCGATGGCGCCGGAACGCACGAGGGTTTCGGCAATGTCGAGGGCCTGCTCGCCCGTATCGGGCTGGGAAACGAGGAGGGATTCGATGTCGACACCGAGCTTGCGGGCGTAGACCGCGTCGAAGGCGTGTTCCGCGTCGATGAAGGCCGCAACGCCGCCAAGCTTCTGGGCTTCGGCGATGGCGTGCAGGGTGAGGGTCGTCTTGCCGGAGGATTCGGGGCCGTAGATTTCGATGATGCGGCCGCGGGGGAAGCCTCCCACGCCGAGCGCCATGTCGAGCTGGATGCAGCCGGACGGGATTACCGGGATTTCTTCGACGGGCTGGCTGCCGAGAGCCATGATGGAACCTTTACCATAATTCTTCTCGATCTGGGCGATTGCCGCTTCGACCGCTTTTGCCTTGTCGGCGGAAAGGTTGCTGGTGGGTGTCGTGTTCTTCTTTGCCATATTGGACTCCATTTTTTGTTTTTCTTGTCTAAATATACTATTTAGTGTTCACTTGTGCAAGTGCTTTTTTGTTTATTTAACAAAACAAATAGCCTGCACAACACCATATAAACGGATTTGAGCCTTATTTTGAGCCTATCCCCTGCGAAAATTTTACAAAAAGCCTCGTTTTGCACCGAGTTGTTACCATTTTTCCACGAAATTGACATCCATACGGTGCCGACAGGCTTGCCGGGTTCTGCCCCGCCGGGGCCCGCGATGCCCGAGGTGGAAACAGCCCACTGGCAACCGAACTTTTCGAGCGCACCCGCGGACATCTCCCTTACGGTCTGCTCGCTCACTGCCCCGAACTGCTCGAGAGTCTCGTGGCTTACCCCGAGGAGCGCTTCCTTGACCTCGTTCTGGTAGGCGACGATTCCGCCTGCAAGTACGGCTGAAGAGCCCGCCTCGTTCACGATGCTGCTTGCGACAAGCCCGCCCGTGCAGGATTCCGCGGTAGCCATCATCTCGCCGCGGGCGATAAGCTTTTCCTTGATGGCGTGGACCAGCTCGGCTATAGCCTCTTCAAGAAGGTTCTTGTCGATTTCCATACCTTCGATGTTCGCTTCGTTGATGGTCTGTACGCTCTTCATTTTCATACTCCGTAATATAGAATTTATTTGTGTCAAAAAATGACATTACAAAAGAAAAGTGAATTTTTTTTGCAAAATATAATTATCATGAAGCTCCAGTGCATGCCCCTTCCCGCGAACCATCGTCAATCATCAATCATCAATTATCAATCAACTAATTACTATATTTCAAACAAATGTTAAACCGTCTGCTTGCCATATTCCTGTTTGCGTGCCTCGCCTTTGCGGGCGTGGCCGTGGCGCAGGCCGATTCGACGGTTGCGGCAACTGTCCCGGCAGATACGTCGACTGCTGAATCGGCGGAGGCGGATCCTGGCGAGGTGGCAGAAGAAGTGCCTGCCGATACGGCGTTCCAGGGCGACCCGCTGGTAAAGGGCAAGACGGGCATACGCTCCATCGATACGCTCCCCGTGAACGAATGGGACATCCCGACAAAGCGCAACTCGCTCGGGCTTACCATGCTCCTGAGCCTTTTCCCGGGCGGCGGGCAGTACTATACGGAGCACTACGTGCGCGGCGGGTTCATTACGGGTATCGAACTCCTCCTGGTTTACGAGGTCTATTTCAACAAGTCGTGGCAGAAGGACCGCGTGCTGGAGCAGGCGCAGCCTTTCCGCGATACCGTGTCGATGTATTCCAAGCTTATCCGCGAAACGCAGGACCGCGACAGCATTGCCTACTATCAGGGCAAGCGAAACGAGTATGCGAACCGCGTGCGTGAAAAGAGCGACAAGAAGATGGAGCAGGAAGACCTGCGCTACGCCGAGAATGCGTGGCTGTTCGGCCTTCACTTGTACGGAATGATGGATGCGTTCGGCATCTGGTACAACAACAATTACCGGAGCGTAGAACTCCGCGACATGAAAACTGCCCTGCTGCTCGGGCTTATCCCGGGGCTCGGCCAGATGTACAATGGCGAGTTCGGCAAGGCGGGGTTACTTTATATGGGACTCATCGGCGCGGCGGCGAGCATCCGCACCTCGCAGAACATGGTGGAATACTACCTCGACCGCAAGCACTTTCTGGAGAAAGAGAATTCCTCGTCCGAGGAACTTGACCGCGTGACCGAGCGCGTCACGTATTACCGCAAGAACAGGAACCAGTATATCTGGGGTGTAGCGCTTATCTACCTGTATTCTCTGGGCGATGCGGTTGTCGATGCCCTGCTGAGCGACTTCGATAACCCGATGCACTTTGCGCTGTTGCCGAACCTTACCGGTGGCGCGCAAGCCCTCTTTACGCTTGATTTTTAATTGTCGCCCTCGTCGTGACTTCGTTACACCGCAGTCGCGGAGCGACAAGAGTGTCTAAGCATTCATGGACACACTTGTGCCTTCGGCACTTCGGTGTGACGAAGGCTGAAACATCAATCCATCACGAGTGCGGGCATCTTGATGCCTTCGTGCACGGTCGTGAAGTTCCCGCGGAAATGCCCTTCGCTGTTGCGCGTGAACTCGAATCGCGTGACCATCGCGTAGCTGAACATCCCTTCGACAAAGACCTCGTCCGGAAGTCCGCACGCGAAGTGCTGGAGGGCTGCGATTACGCCCGCGTGGCTTACCCACAGGTATTCGCCGTTGTCGTCGAGCGTGTCAAGAAGTGTCTCTACACGTTTGTCCACGTCGTGGAAACTTTCGCCCGTGGGGAACCTGTACCCGCGCCAGTCGCTTTTCCAGGCGGCCATCTCGTTGCGGGGGACGGCGGTGAGCTTCTGGCCTTCCCACGTGCCGAAGTTTATCTCCATGAGCCTGTCGTCTTTCTCGATGTTAAGCCCGGTGGCCTCCGAAACCTTCTCGGCGAGTCGCATGCACCGCAGGAGCGGGCTGCTGAAGAGTCGGGTCGGGTGGGCGCCAGCCTTCAGGTAGTCATCGATGGCGCTTTTCGCCTCGTCTTCGAATGAGGGGGATACGTCAAAGTCGAGTCGCCCGTAGCAGACATCTTTCGGGTTGTAGGGCTTGGTGTGTCGAAAAGTCCAAAGAATCATTGCTGCTTCGCCATCCCCGCGACCTGTGGTGAGCGTCGCCGAACCAAGGCGGGGATCTTTAGTTAAAAAAAGTGCAACCCGAGGGTTGCAAAAAAAAGAAATCCTAGGCGACCTGAGCACATAAAAATTCACAAGTCCGTTGCTGCTTTCGCCCTGGCGAGTTGCCCGCAAATAGTCATTGCGCAGGGCCTAGGACCCTAAAATATAGTAAAATAAGCCATTTTTTGGAAGCCGGGATAGTCCAATTTGGAATGAAAAAAGCCCGAAAGGGGGCGTTTTTTGCCCCGAAATTGCAAAATGATGCGATTTAGACAACGGTTTGACTGAATTTGTAAAAATATCGTTACCTGTTATGTAAAATTCTGTATATATTACTTATGACGGATTGTAAAAAATTCGTTTCTTGTTGTATTCGGAGTTGACGATTTGATATAACGAACCCTGTTTTTTCAGGAGGCGATTATGTTGAAAGGGATGATAAATAAAGTTTACTTGGCCGTGGCCGTGCTCGGCCTGTTTGGCGGTGCTTTCGGCGCAAAGGTCGCCCCGCTGTATTTCGAAAATCTCGGAAACGAGACTGCGGAAGACTCGGCAGCTCAGCAGCAGTACTGGGAAGACTTGATGAAGTACAAGCTGTGGGGAACGCATGGTATTGATGTCTCGTTGGGTAAAGTCTCGATAGGAGATAATGTCGGTTATAACGGAACCGCCGATGGCGAATTCAGAATGTATGCGAATGACCATCATTTTGGTGGCCCCACTATCGTTGGTGGAGACTTTGTTTTTAGTGCGTCGAGAAATGATACGATATCGATGGGACCTGTACGTGTCTTGGGAAATTTGCAGGTTAATGGAACATCGGGCAATGTGATGGAAGGCGACTGGTGCGTACAAGGAAAAATAACTCAGCAGTACAATGATGGAAGCTTGAATTATTGGAACAATATATTGACAGGCGGCATCTATAATGACTCTACAACATTGTCTAAGAAAAAAGGAACGTATGCGCAATGTGATGCTTCCGTCGCTCCGATGGTCGAACAGACGATGACTGTTCCTATATGGCCGGCACCGGATTCTTGGGAAGGCTTTGAAGCCATCTCGATGAATAGCAACTATAAGGATGAGGTTTACTTTATCCACGTCCCGCCTGATTCCGTAGAAACAAATGACTATGGAACCTTTGATAAGTATATTACCAACTTTACGATTGGCGGTAGCACCGGAAAGGTCCTGTATGTCTTGATGCCTCCGGGAGGCAAGCTGACACGTATTTATTCAAGGGACGGTTACAACTTTAGCAATTCTGCGAATGACATGAAGATTGTGGTGGCCTATGTAGACGAAGGACTCCGTTTTGATAGAACCACCATGAAATGGGACTTTGCTGAACCGCAATCCAAATCTGGATATCCTGACCAGCCTGCGAATGGTTCTAACTGGGAATTCACGGATGCTGACAAGATAAATGTCATTTCGAACAAGGATTATGCAGGAAACCTCCTGTTCTATACCACGAAAGACATCAACTGGAGCTATTGGATTAGCGCCAGTTTCCAGGGCTCCTGGATGTCTACGGGCCTCATCAAGATTGGCGGCCACTTCAAGTTGGCGGGTCAGGTTATTGCGAATAACCTGAAGTTCGACTATAATGTTGCGGGCGATTTCCGCTATGTGCCGTTTGACCCACCCATACTGAATATAGACCCGGAAGTGCTCCAGAACGGAGCGTTCCCCGAAAACAATGATGATGCGGTAATTCCGATATCGCTCGATACCGTTACTAACACGGCGGTTGATTTTAACTACTGCTTCGATTTAGATCTTTCGACGGCAATTCGTGAGGACTTCCAGAAGACGACGAAGGCCCCGTTCCCGATTTGTGAATGGCGCGATACTACCTGGACCTACACTTACGGGGATGATGGCATAACCAAGCTAGATAGTACTCGCAACATAACTGTCACGCACGATTCTGGCTATGTGCGAATTGAGGCGGGAAATCTTGTACCGGCCGATTCGCTTAAGGCTTATCTGAACGTATTTATTGATGGCCTTGCTGAAGGTGAAGAATATTTGCACATGAAGATATTCAACCTTACGGGTGCCGTTCTTCCGGGCAACAAGCGCGAAGGCCACTTTACGCTGAAAATTGTCGATGCGAATAACCCGCCGGTGGCTGGCGCTTCGAGCGTTACTGGCAAAGAAGATGTGACGTACACCTTCAAGAAGAGCGACTTCGCGTACTCTTCGAGCAAGGGCTACGCGGAAACGGGCGTAGTTGTGGCCACGCTCCCGAACAAGGGCACTTTGACTTACAAGGGCGGCAATGTTACCGCGGGCCAGTTCATTCCGGTGGATTCCATCGGCGACCTCAAGTACACGGGCAAGAAGGATGATTTCGGGACTCCTGCCACCACCTTCCAGTTCAAGGTTCGTGACGAGATGAACTCCACCTCGGGTGCCGCCATCATGACGGTAAATCTTGCTGCGGTAAACGATCCTCCGAGTGCTACGGCGAGCGAATTTACGGTTGCCGAAAATTCGGCGGTCGGCGTTAAGGCGACGGGATCGCTTGTCGTGAAGGACGTCGATGACAACGCGTTCGTCTATACCCTGGTGGGCGGTGCAACTGACATATTCCAGATAAACTCTTCTACGGGCGAGATTTCTGTCAAGAAGGCCG from Fibrobacter sp. UWR3 includes the following:
- a CDS encoding CinA family protein, whose translation is MKMKSVQTINEANIEGMEIDKNLLEEAIAELVHAIKEKLIARGEMMATAESCTGGLVASSIVNEAGSSAVLAGGIVAYQNEVKEALLGVSHETLEQFGAVSEQTVREMSAGALEKFGCQWAVSTSGIAGPGGAEPGKPVGTVWMSISWKNGNNSVQNEAFCKIFAGDRLKIRLKSVYMVLCRLFVLLNKQKSTCTSEH
- the recA gene encoding recombinase RecA, giving the protein MAKKNTTPTSNLSADKAKAVEAAIAQIEKNYGKGSIMALGSQPVEEIPVIPSGCIQLDMALGVGGFPRGRIIEIYGPESSGKTTLTLHAIAEAQKLGGVAAFIDAEHAFDAVYARKLGVDIESLLVSQPDTGEQALDIAETLVRSGAIDIIVIDSVAALVPQAEINGEMGDNHVGLQARLMSQALRKLTGILSKSNTCMLFINQLRMKIGVMFGNPETTTGGNALKFYATQRIDIRRIAAIKDGEEVIGNRTRVKVVKNKVAAPFTQCEFDILYGCGISREASILDLACELDIIQKSGAWFSYNNERIGQGRENARLFLKDNPELCNEIEQKIRESMKDVELFKLGENEALEAEDDGEISTVEEG
- a CDS encoding DUF5683 domain-containing protein, with translation MLNRLLAIFLFACLAFAGVAVAQADSTVAATVPADTSTAESAEADPGEVAEEVPADTAFQGDPLVKGKTGIRSIDTLPVNEWDIPTKRNSLGLTMLLSLFPGGGQYYTEHYVRGGFITGIELLLVYEVYFNKSWQKDRVLEQAQPFRDTVSMYSKLIRETQDRDSIAYYQGKRNEYANRVREKSDKKMEQEDLRYAENAWLFGLHLYGMMDAFGIWYNNNYRSVELRDMKTALLLGLIPGLGQMYNGEFGKAGLLYMGLIGAAASIRTSQNMVEYYLDRKHFLEKENSSSEELDRVTERVTYYRKNRNQYIWGVALIYLYSLGDAVVDALLSDFDNPMHFALLPNLTGGAQALFTLDF
- a CDS encoding histidine phosphatase family protein → MILWTFRHTKPYNPKDVCYGRLDFDVSPSFEDEAKSAIDDYLKAGAHPTRLFSSPLLRCMRLAEKVSEATGLNIEKDDRLMEINFGTWEGQKLTAVPRNEMAAWKSDWRGYRFPTGESFHDVDKRVETLLDTLDDNGEYLWVSHAGVIAALQHFACGLPDEVFVEGMFSYAMVTRFEFTRNSEGHFRGNFTTVHEGIKMPALVMD